The Heyndrickxia acidicola sequence GTAGTGTTTACCAGCAAAACGCAGGTTAAAAATTTGTTTCAGAAGCAAGAGCACGCACTTTCGCTGACTTCAGCGTTTAATGGGAGGGTAGTAGCCGCAGCCATCGGGAAAATCACAGCATACGAGGTAGAGAAAAACGGTGTTAAAACCTGCCTGCAGCCACAAAATGCAAAGATGGGAGAAATGATTGTAAGGCTTAGTGAGCATTATAATACATTATGTACTGAATAAACCATGACTTAGTTGAAAAATCGTCCGAAATAGACTTTTGGATGGTTTTTTTGTTTTATTTTATCATTAGAGCATGTTTTTTTTCTTTTCCAATTGCTTAGCCGTTTCACTTTTTTCAACAAGTGTAACATCTTTAAAGGTTCCCAGTGTTTTGTCCATCACGGATGTAGTTACGCCATACCAATAATTTTCGTTTTTGTAATGGTGCCAGAGATGAATTTTTTTCATTTTTTTACCTAATTTCGTTTTTGGCTGTATTGGACGGTGGGCTCTAAAATGTTTCCATTCATAAAAAAGATGATAACCTAACACACCTGTGAAAAAGGCAGCGGAAAGTTTTAAACTTCCAAATATCAAAAAATAAATCAAAGTGACAACCAGAAAATTGGGAATGCTGTACCAAAGAGGCAGAAACAAAAGATGAAGATCATTCGGGTATGTATGGTGGTCATAGTGAAGCCGTTTCATCAGTTTTAACAGAAAAGGATTCTTTGGAGGCTTCTGATGGAAAACGAAGCGGTGAGTCATATATTCGCTTATGATAAAAACAATCATCCCAATGAATACTGAAAGAATGGTCCAGTAGCCGGAAAAAGATATGAAAGTATAGCCTAATGCACAAAAAAATATGACCAATGTAATTTGAATATCAGGAAAACGATAAAATTCATTCATCGAGGTTTTCTTCATCCATATACCTCCACATTCGTTTATACCATATATACATTGCTATGAGGAAAATATGACGAGTAAAAGTACTCTTCTGGACATAGTATGACTTTCGATTACCCTCATTTCTAAACAGCCTTTAATAAATAATGTCTCTGTTAAGCTTAAAGTTGATTGACTCTACTATAGAGAGGATTGTCTCTGTAGGAAAAGAGTGCAGGGCAAATTCCAGGAAGCTCCCGGAGGCCCGCGGAAAGCGAGCTTCTTGAGAGTAAAATCAACCGGAAGGATGTCCAAGACGCTGCCAATATTTTCTTAAAGCAAAGGTTCATATGGACACACGGTTGATAGAAGAGTAAAGTGTGGGACACTTGTCAAGAAAAGCGGGTTAAGGGAGGAACGCAGGCTTAGAACGGCAAAGGATTTTTCGAACCGCCCGTTAAAAAGCCTGCTGCGTTTATAAAAAGGCAGAATGAACAGGCCCAAAAATAGTTCAGGGCTGTTTAATAATTAAGTAATGTTTTACCTTTCAGGATCCCGTTTTTATACATACAAGATTGTTAGGCAAATGTATGCTAAAAGTGGTTAGTTCCTCCAAGGATTGGCAAGTTATGTAACCGCCTTGTTTTTCAATAATTTTTTTGCAAACAAAAAGTCCTATTCCAGTGCCAAGCTCTTTTGTCGTAAAAAACGGCTCAAAAATGGTTTTAAGAAATTCAGCTGCAATGGCAGGTCCGTTATTGGAAATATTGATGAAAATTCCTTTCTGTGAACAAAATGATTCTATAATCATATTTCTCGGTTTATCTTTTTCTTTCAAGGCATCAATTGAATTAATGAGCAAATTAAGGAGAACCTGTTTTATTTCATCTTTATTCGATGAGATGATCAGATCGTCATCTATTTTAGATGTTAAATTAACATCAATATCAACAATACTTGGATATATGAGGGGCTGTAATTCATGAAATAAGCTCTTGATAGAAAATTCTTCATTTTGTTTTAGATTGATTTCTGCTTTAGAGGTATGAAGAAATTGAGTAATCCTGAAATTCAGTTGTTGAAGCTCATGCTCGATTATATCAATATATTTAAGGTCAGGGTATTCATTTCTCAATAATTTATTAAAACCAATGACAGCAGTTAATGGGTTTCTAAACTCATGAACAAAGCTTGAAGAGATTTGTCCCAAAATAGCTAACTTATCTTTGTGATTCTCGCTGATAAACAATTTTTGATCTTCAAGCTCCTGATTTTTTAAATTAGTATATTGGGATACAGCATGAAAACAAAACTGGTCAAAGTGATTATTTATATCCTCTATTATGACCTGAAGGTTCTTTAATGGGAGCTCAGACTGCAGCACATGTTTCACTAAAATACTGCGCCCTAAGTTTACGTTGTATACAAAATCTCCAATATTAATGTCCGCCTCTAAACGTTCTTTTGCAATTTTATAAGCCAGCTGCTGGAGCTCTAATTCGGATAATGATCCAACTATTGCTTTTTCTATTAAAGAATACATAAGACCGCCATTCACGAAGATTCTCTCATTATATACATCTATCCCATTTACAATAATGGATTTAAGCCATTCGTTTAAAAACTTTGATTTATGGAGATCTAAAAATTCAATTAAAGCAGCTTTATTTGAATCAATTTGGGACGAGATATCCACTTTCCTTTTGCACCTCTTTCATGTTGATTAAAACACAGGATAATTAATGGTATTATTCGACATTATGCCTCAATATCCCTTTGAAAGTGTTTGGAAAAATCCTAAATGTAATATTTTCTTTGTAAATAGGATGAAAAAGCAATCTATTTTTTATAAAAAATTAATTTTTATTCTAAACATAGTAGAAATAAGAAAATTTTATTTTACTTTTCAGATTTTTATGATAATCTATACTTAGTGTCATAATATTATAATTTTTTAGAAAAGAAAGGGGATAGAATATGGGACGACCTGGAGGTTTTAAAAAGTCTTTGAATTTGCTGGATCTTACATTTTTGGGGCTTGGATCGATTATCGGGTCAGGCTGGCTTTTTGCAGCAGCCAATGCAGCGGCCTTTGCCGGCAGCTACGCCTGGGTTTCCTGGCTTATCGGTGCATTTGCTTTCATTTTAATCGGTCTTGTGTATGCGGAGTTAGGTTCCATGATGCCGCGTTCTGGAGGGTTTGTTCGTTATCCGCAATACACACATGGATCTCTGGTAGGTTATCTGATTGGGTTTATCGCAATGCTTGCTTACTCAAGTGTAGCAGGTATTGAAGTAGAAGCAGTTCGCGGCTATGCTGCAACGTGGTGGACAGCACTTGGCACCAAGACGGCAGGGCCTACTTTCATTGGCTATGTGTTTGAAATTGCACTTTTAGTACTCTTCCTTTTATTGAACTATTGGAGTGTTAATGTTTTCGGCAAGTTTAATACAGTTATCACAACGATTAAATTCCTGGTACCGATTATTGCTGTTATTGTTTTATTTACTCATTTTCATCCTGCAAACCTATCTGTTAAAGGGGCAAATCCAGGCGGAGCATCCGGAATCTTTGAGGCAGTGTCGTTATCCGGTATTGCATTTGCATTCCTGGGCTTTCGGCAGGCAGTTGATTTTGGGGCCGAAGCAAAACGTCCGCAAAGGGATATTCCTCTTGCCATTATTTTTGCTATTCTGCTTGGAACTGTTATGTACCTGTTGCTGCAGTTTGCGTTCCTTGGTGCGGTTCCTGCAGCTGCACTGGCAAAAGGCTGGGCGAATCTGTCATTCGTACAGGCGCCATATGCTGACTTGGCAAAATCACTTGGCATTTTATGGTTAATGAATATCATCTTTGTTGATGCAGTTATTTCTCCATCTGGAACAGGAAATATTTATCTATCTGGAACGACTCGTGTACTATTTGCCTGGGCAAAGACAGGACTTTTCTACTCATGGTTCCAAAAGGTTGATGCCCGTACAGGTATTCCTAGAGGCGCGCTATGGCTATCACTTGTGTTGTCGGTTATTTGGATCCTTCCTGCACACTTAAGCTTTTGGCAGGGACTTGTTGGAAATGTTACTTCGGCTACAGTTTTAACCTATATGATCGGTCCTATTTCACTTGCATCCTTGCGAAAAACATCTCCTGAATTGGAGAGGCCATTCCGTTTAAAAGCGATGAGCTTTTTATCACCGTTGGCGTTTATCGCAGCTTCACTAATTATTTTCTGGAGCGGTTGGACAACAAACCTTGAAATTTTAGGTATGACATTAGTTTCCTTAGTTCTTTATTTTGCCTTTATGGATAAGGATGGCTTGCGTCAACGTCTTCGTTCTGATTGGAAAACTGGAAGCTGGCTGGTAGTATATTTCGTCTTTATGCTGATTGTATCCCGTTTGGGCAACTATCAGCTTCCTGCAGGAGCCAAGCCGATTATTGCTTCTCCTTGGGACAGTGTAATAGTGGCTGTTGGAGCTCTCATTTTCTACTACTGGGGTGTGAACAGTGCAATGGCACAGCCTGAAATTGATGCAGACGACGAGTCGGATGAAGAATTGAAAGCAGCAAATCTTTAATTAAGGAAAGAAGACCTTTGCGAAATGTTTTGCAGAGGTCTTTTTTTAGTGTTTACTAGTAAAATATAAAAGGCTTAACTTGTGAATTATTTTTTTCCTGCTACTGGCCATTTCGCTTTTCTTGTGTCAATTATTCCAAACTGGAAGCGTGATACTTAATTTTGAGCCCACTTTATGATGGACATTCACCCATTAATAAAAAAGGTGAATATAGTATAGAAGTCATGAGGAGGGGATGAAGATTAAATCATTGTATACGGATAGTCCACACAATCGAAAATGTCTTCACGCATGGAAAAGGAATGTGCTGGAAAAATTTGAAGCAATAATGAATGACAAAGTAAAACCATTCCCATGCATACCAGCTACAATAGGATTCAATTTGAATCAATTTCGCTATGGATTTACAGGTGATCCCAGTGAGATTACAACGCAAGAGGAAGTAAATGAAATGCTGAGGGAGTTTACAATTCATTGCAGAGAGTTTGGTCCTTATACTTCTCTCATAATTTTTTATCAGCTGCCTGATTCTGTAATGGACACTTATACTGTGGAAAATTTTGAAGGGATGTTTTGGCAGCAATTAAGAGTACTCGCAAAAATGGACGAAAGAGAATGGCCGTATAATATTCCGGGAGATCCGCATAGTCCTGCCTGGGAATTTTGCTTTAATGGAGAACCTTATTTTATGTACTGTGCTACCCCTTCCCATTTAAATAGAAAAAGCAGGCACTTTGATTGTTTTATGCTTGCTGTGACACCACGCTGGGTATTAAACGAATTTAATCGTTCCCAAAGTCATGCAGCGAGGATAAAATCTCAGGTTCGCAGGAGATTAAGCAATTATGATGCAATACCGATCCATCCTGATTTAAACAGCTATGGAAATGATGATAATTTTGAGTGGAGGCAATACTTCTTACGGGATGATGATTCTACTTTATCCAAGTGCCCTTTCTATAGCCTTGAAAAATAGTTGAATGACAACAAAGTATTAAGCGCATGACTGGGTCATGCGTTTTATGTTATTATCATTGACTTCTTAAGTATGTTAAAGTTCTTACTAGCTGTTCCATGCGAGTATTGTGACTGTTTAAATAAGCTTGCTACTATCTATTATGAGATGATGATTCCCATTTTGTCTATCCTCATTTATACTTAGTAAGTATGCAGAAATCTTTATTTATTGAATTGAGAATTCTAAATCCATTTAAAGGGATTTGTATAAAGAAGTAGTTAAGTTGTTGAAGGAGGAACAAGAATTGACAAATACAACAGGAGAAATGTTTACCGCTGAGATAGATTTTCTTGATGAAAAAGGATCAGGTCAGGCTGCAGTTTGGAGAGATAATGAACTGGGTAACCCCAAAAAATTAAAACTTACCATTCCACAGACATTAAAAGGAGAAAAGGTAAGAGTAATAGTTGACCGGCCAGAACGTAAAAGAAGAAAAGCAATGCCAGAAGAAATAGTGGAAGCTCATCCTGAGAGAGTGGAGGCTCTATGTCCACATTTTGACCGGTGTGGAGGATGTGTATGGCAGCATTGGCAATACGAAGGCCAATTAAGTGAAAAGACGGACCACGTGAAAAAAGCTATAAAAGAACAAGGATTTAGCCCAGATCTGGTTCAGGATACAATCGGAATGGAAAATCCCTGGCATTACAGAAATAAAATGGAGTTTACTTTTTCACCTGATGGCTCCCTTGGTCTGCATGAACAAGGGAATTTCCGTAAAATCATTTCATTGGAAACCTGCCTTATTGCAGGAAAAGAAATGGTTGAAGCTGCCATGGAAGTAGCACGCTGGGTGAGTGATTATCAGTTACGCGGTTATGACAAGGATACTCATGAAGGATTACTAAGACATTTAATGGTAAGGCAGTCATTTGCTACCGGTGAAATGATGCTGGGGATTTTTGCTACTGAAGCACCTGTTGGTGAGCTTGAAAAAGCAGTGCAGGATTTAATAAAGAGGATTGAACAGAATTTTGTCAATGTTAAAAGCTTGCTGTGGCTTGAAAATACAGATTGGGCAGATCGGGCTCAATCAGAAAAAAAACATGTTCTTTCAGGCCGTGATTATATCTATGATGAAATGTCCGGTTATCGTTTCCGCCTATGGTTTGATACCTTTTTCCAGACAAATCCGATACAGGCACAAAAGCTTGTTGATATTGCTATAGAAATGGCCAAGCCTAAGGAAACAGAAAGTATGATTGATCTATTTTGCGGTGTAGGAACGTTTTCGCTTCCATTTGCAAATAAAGTAGGAAGGCTTGCGGGTATTGAAATAGTTGAAACCTCGATAGAATCGGCAAAACGAAATGCGAAAGATAACGGAATTACCAACACTTATTTCCTGGCGAAAGATGCCAGGAAAGGGATTGATGAGGTTTTGGAAAGCTTCGGAAAGCCAGAGTTGCTTTTGCTTGATCCGCCTCGATCAGGAGCTGGAGGGAAAGTGATGAGAAGAATCGGGCGTTCAAAGCCTGAACGTATCATCTACGTTTCCTGTAATCCAGATACATTTGCGACGGATGTAAAAGAGCTTGAAGCATTTGGCTATTCCTTGAATGTTGTACAGCCAGTAGACTTATTCCCTCACACGGTTCATGTGGAGTGTGTAGCCCAGCTAACGTTAAAAGAAAATAATTAAAAGCTTACGCTATTGTGTAAAAGTATGAAGTTATAGGCAATTAAAGAAAGCCTGAGTCCAATAAAGAGGGACTCAGGTTATTTATTATGCGGAAATTCTTATTTAAAAAAAGATTTACGTACTACAACGTTATAAATAAAATGATAATAAGAGGCTCCTAGTCAAAGTAATAATGTAAATTTAAAAACCAGCGAGCAGCTTATTTTATTTTAATCTAATGGAAGATGAAACATTGGCGATTTACTAAAATGATTGGTAACAGAAGTGGTTTGAAAAAGAGGGAGGCAAGGGTGGTTGGAAATAAAAATTGATGATTTAACAAGCTCTGAAGTGGCAGAGTTAGTAAAAGAGCATCTTCATGGCATGGCAGTTCATTCACCGCCGGAAAGTATTCATGCATTAAACACTAAAGAACTGCAAAATCCTGACATCACTTTCTGGAGTGCATGGGAGGGAAAGGAATTAGTTGGGTGCGGAGCACTTAAAGAGCTTGATTGCCAGCACGGAGAAGTTAAATCCATGCGTACATCAAAGAAGCACCTAAGAAAAGGTGTAGCAGGCAGGATCCTTCGTCATATTTTGAATGAAGCTAAGCAAAGGGGATATAAAAGCCTGAGTTTGGAAACGGGCTCGATGAAGGCTTTTGAGCCTGCCAGAAGGCTGTATGAAAGCTTTGGTTTTCAATATTGCGGGCCTTTTTCAGATTACAAACTAGATCCAAATAGTGTCTTTATGAAAAAAGATTTGTAAAGGGGCGTTTGTATCGATAGCAACATGGGAAAAGAAGCGATTAAAAATGGCGCTTCTTTTCTCATGCTTACTGCAGAGTAATCGTTTGAAATTCAATAATTAGCTTGTCTAAATCCTGACTATACTTTATTGTTTCCGGGTGTGTGAATCCCTTCTTTTTACCAACCTTTATTAGCTTCTGCCTTAATTGGTTAATTTGACTGTTTAGTTTGATTGCTTCGAATAAAATAGCCATGTAAAATTCTCCTAATTACAAAAAGTTATTAGATGTTCATTATTGCATGTCATACTTTAAGAAAAATAAAAAAGGATTAAAGTTCACAGTTTTGTCAATTTTCACTTGAAAAATTTTCGAATAAATCTTAGCAACCGACAAAAAACAAAAATGCTTTAATGCATTATACTTGATTTTGAACAACTCATTAAAAGGTTTTTTAAAGGACTGTATTGTTTTGCAGCTCATTATTTCAGTACAGCTGAAGTAATGAGCTGCAAAACGAGCAGTTAACAACACAGAATGATTAACAGAGTCTAAAAAAGATATTCATCTGCATATAGAATAGACAGATAAAAAAATATAGAATCTCGTTATCCTTAGATAGCAAATGAGGGGAAAATAGGGTATAGGTATCAAAAGCGCACACTAACTGTTTTCAGGGAGGAATAATTGTTTTGCGGAATGTTCACATAGGAGCAAAGAAAAAAATGCATGTTCCCAGGGGAGCATCAATCCTTACTTTGATTATTATAGGAGTTTTACTGAGTATTTTATCGGACAAGTTAACAGTTGGACCAAGATGGACCATTCTTTTTGCCATTGCAATTTTGCTTGTGCCAATGGAGATAAGTGTGGTAAGGGGCAATCACGATAGGACTCGGATATTGTCTCTTAGCTTAGCAGGTGTGGTTACAGCAGGCCTTATCACAAGTGTGGCATTTCTCATTCATGCATTATTCCATCATTCTGCGAGTGCTGCCAGCTTATTCCGTAGTGCCTGTTTGCTTTGGATTATCAATATAGGAGTATTTGCTGTGTGGTACTGGGAAATGGATCGGGGAGGTCCATTAAAAAGGCATAGTGGAAAAGGTGAAGCACCTGATTTTTTATTTCCTCAAATGACGTTTGACATAAAAGAGATTGAAGAATGGACCCCTGTTTTTCTGGATTATTTTTATTTGGCTTACAATACAAATACAGCCTTCAGCCCTACGGATACGCTGGTACTGTCCAAAAAGGCGAAAATTTTTATGATGGTACAGTCCTCTATCTCTCTTCTTATTGTAGCTGTGGTCGCTGCACGGGCGGTTAATATTGCTTAATTAGGCATTCCTTAATATATGGTTTCTTATTGGAATAAGCGAAAAAGAAGGCTTGAATGAAAAACGAAAAGCATTCATGGATACAACCTGAATGCTTTTCGCTTTTCATTCTGCTATTTTGGATATATTTTCTGTACACGGCCGATTTGTCCGTCAGTTAATCTGACCTTGATTCCATGCGGATGTGTAGCTGAGTTGGTAAGGATATCTTTCACGATTCCCTTGGTCAGATTGCCCGTTTTTTGATCAGCTTTCAAAACAATTTCTACAGATATCCCGGGAGTTATGTCTTTCCGATTATTTCCGTTCATTAGACTCCCATTTTTCTTCGCGTATTACTTGCTTTTTTCGTTTGCTGACTTTTCATTTTCTTGGCGGAATGAGTAGGATCCGCTTTTCCTTTAGGAGAAGAAGCTTGTTTCTTTTTATTTTCGAGGTGCAGTTTCATTGCCTCTTGAAGGCTCATTTTCTTTTTTTGTGCTTCAGACTCATTATTTACAGTCATTAATAGGGCTCCTTTATTATTTTAATCGTTAACTTAGTATAATCTATTTACGTGATTTATAAAAGAACTATATATGTTGAATTTAAGTTTTCACCTGATGATTGGAGCGGAAAGAGAGTGCATGCAACGTAAATCAATAGCCATTTTTAAGAATTGTAATTTATATAATTGGAAATCAAAAGGGAATAATCCTGTTTTTTTCTCAATTCGAATAATGAATGGAGAAGCTGAACTTTTGTGAAAAGGAAGTAAGAAGGTAATCTAGATGAGTATATCGAAATGAATAAAAAAGCATTTTAGACATGTTTATGAAAAAGGGGAGGAAGTTTTAAAAAATGAAAGTAGTTGTTGGAGCGGGGGAATACAATAATAATCCAGGCTGGATACACACACAGGAAGAGGATTTGAATCTATTGGATCTGAATACCTGGAAAACAAATTTGAGCCTAATTCTTTAACTGCTATTTTAGCAGAACACGTCTGGGAACACCTTACTTATCAAGAAGGATTAAAAGCTGCAAAGTTATGCTACAAGTATTTAAAACCAAATGGATACGTTCGCTGTGCTGTTCCTGATGGTTATTTTCCGGATTTAGACTATCAAAACAATGTTAAAATAGGGGGGCCGGGCCCGAAAGACCATCCTGCTTCGGATCATAAAATCGTGTTTACCTATAAAATATTATCAGACATGTTCGAAGCTGCCGGATTTCAAATCCGATTAATCGAGTTTTGTGATGAAAAAGGGATTTTTCACTTTAATGACTGGGATATTGATGATGGAGTTATCTATCGTTCTAAAAAAATCGATCCAAGAAATCAAGGTGAGAAACCGTTATTCCCGTCATTAATGATCGATGCGATTAAAGGTTAGAATTATATTTACATAGGGACAGCTGAATTTTGGGAAAGAGAAGTTAAACAGATTTAGGTGGCGCTTACATAATATTTTTTTGATTAACTCATTTCCGGATGTAAAGGTATGGAAATATTTATCCTGCTTTTTTAAAAGCAGCAGCATCAAGGAAGCGAGATTATTATTAAACTTAGTATAAGGGAGTCGTTATATGCAATTTAATCTGAAGGAAGCTATAGAGATTCTTGAACGGACACCACAAACGTTGGATTATTTTTTATCTGGACTATCAGAAGATTGGCTTCTTTGCAATGAGGGGCAGGGCACCTGGAATGTGACAGAAGTTATTGGGCACCTGATAGACGCAGAAAAATACAACTGGATTCCAAGGCTGGAAATTATTCTTCAGAAAGGTGAAAATACACCATTTCCACCTTTTAACCGGTTTTCTCACTTAAATGATGATCTGAAAATGTCCATGCAGCAAAAATTATTTGTTTTTAAATCGGTTAGAAAACAAAACCTTATAAAGCTGAAGGAACTAATTACAGATGAAGTGCAGCTTAAGTTAACAGGGCAGCATCCTGAATTTGGTTCTGTTAGTGCAAGGGAGCTCCTTTCAACTTGGGTAGTACATGATTTAACCCACATGGCTCAAATTGTAAGGGTCATGGCTGAAAGATATCGGGAAGACGTTGGGGAATGGAGCAACTATTTGGGAATCTTGAAAAAAATTTGAAGGGAACATTTCTTACAT is a genomic window containing:
- a CDS encoding DinB family protein; this translates as MQFNLKEAIEILERTPQTLDYFLSGLSEDWLLCNEGQGTWNVTEVIGHLIDAEKYNWIPRLEIILQKGENTPFPPFNRFSHLNDDLKMSMQQKLFVFKSVRKQNLIKLKELITDEVQLKLTGQHPEFGSVSARELLSTWVVHDLTHMAQIVRVMAERYREDVGEWSNYLGILKKI
- a CDS encoding sterol desaturase family protein — its product is MKKTSMNEFYRFPDIQITLVIFFCALGYTFISFSGYWTILSVFIGMIVFIISEYMTHRFVFHQKPPKNPFLLKLMKRLHYDHHTYPNDLHLLFLPLWYSIPNFLVVTLIYFLIFGSLKLSAAFFTGVLGYHLFYEWKHFRAHRPIQPKTKLGKKMKKIHLWHHYKNENYWYGVTTSVMDKTLGTFKDVTLVEKSETAKQLEKKKNML
- a CDS encoding APC family permease, producing MGRPGGFKKSLNLLDLTFLGLGSIIGSGWLFAAANAAAFAGSYAWVSWLIGAFAFILIGLVYAELGSMMPRSGGFVRYPQYTHGSLVGYLIGFIAMLAYSSVAGIEVEAVRGYAATWWTALGTKTAGPTFIGYVFEIALLVLFLLLNYWSVNVFGKFNTVITTIKFLVPIIAVIVLFTHFHPANLSVKGANPGGASGIFEAVSLSGIAFAFLGFRQAVDFGAEAKRPQRDIPLAIIFAILLGTVMYLLLQFAFLGAVPAAALAKGWANLSFVQAPYADLAKSLGILWLMNIIFVDAVISPSGTGNIYLSGTTRVLFAWAKTGLFYSWFQKVDARTGIPRGALWLSLVLSVIWILPAHLSFWQGLVGNVTSATVLTYMIGPISLASLRKTSPELERPFRLKAMSFLSPLAFIAASLIIFWSGWTTNLEILGMTLVSLVLYFAFMDKDGLRQRLRSDWKTGSWLVVYFVFMLIVSRLGNYQLPAGAKPIIASPWDSVIVAVGALIFYYWGVNSAMAQPEIDADDESDEELKAANL
- a CDS encoding DUF1345 domain-containing protein; translation: MRNVHIGAKKKMHVPRGASILTLIIIGVLLSILSDKLTVGPRWTILFAIAILLVPMEISVVRGNHDRTRILSLSLAGVVTAGLITSVAFLIHALFHHSASAASLFRSACLLWIINIGVFAVWYWEMDRGGPLKRHSGKGEAPDFLFPQMTFDIKEIEEWTPVFLDYFYLAYNTNTAFSPTDTLVLSKKAKIFMMVQSSISLLIVAVVAARAVNIA
- a CDS encoding histidine kinase N-terminal domain-containing protein, whose protein sequence is MDISSQIDSNKAALIEFLDLHKSKFLNEWLKSIIVNGIDVYNERIFVNGGLMYSLIEKAIVGSLSELELQQLAYKIAKERLEADINIGDFVYNVNLGRSILVKHVLQSELPLKNLQVIIEDINNHFDQFCFHAVSQYTNLKNQELEDQKLFISENHKDKLAILGQISSSFVHEFRNPLTAVIGFNKLLRNEYPDLKYIDIIEHELQQLNFRITQFLHTSKAEINLKQNEEFSIKSLFHELQPLIYPSIVDIDVNLTSKIDDDLIISSNKDEIKQVLLNLLINSIDALKEKDKPRNMIIESFCSQKGIFINISNNGPAIAAEFLKTIFEPFFTTKELGTGIGLFVCKKIIEKQGGYITCQSLEELTTFSIHLPNNLVCIKTGS
- the rlmD gene encoding 23S rRNA (uracil(1939)-C(5))-methyltransferase RlmD; this encodes MFTAEIDFLDEKGSGQAAVWRDNELGNPKKLKLTIPQTLKGEKVRVIVDRPERKRRKAMPEEIVEAHPERVEALCPHFDRCGGCVWQHWQYEGQLSEKTDHVKKAIKEQGFSPDLVQDTIGMENPWHYRNKMEFTFSPDGSLGLHEQGNFRKIISLETCLIAGKEMVEAAMEVARWVSDYQLRGYDKDTHEGLLRHLMVRQSFATGEMMLGIFATEAPVGELEKAVQDLIKRIEQNFVNVKSLLWLENTDWADRAQSEKKHVLSGRDYIYDEMSGYRFRLWFDTFFQTNPIQAQKLVDIAIEMAKPKETESMIDLFCGVGTFSLPFANKVGRLAGIEIVETSIESAKRNAKDNGITNTYFLAKDARKGIDEVLESFGKPELLLLDPPRSGAGGKVMRRIGRSKPERIIYVSCNPDTFATDVKELEAFGYSLNVVQPVDLFPHTVHVECVAQLTLKENN
- a CDS encoding aspartyl-phosphate phosphatase Spo0E family protein, producing the protein MAILFEAIKLNSQINQLRQKLIKVGKKKGFTHPETIKYSQDLDKLIIEFQTITLQ
- a CDS encoding GNAT family N-acetyltransferase — protein: MEIKIDDLTSSEVAELVKEHLHGMAVHSPPESIHALNTKELQNPDITFWSAWEGKELVGCGALKELDCQHGEVKSMRTSKKHLRKGVAGRILRHILNEAKQRGYKSLSLETGSMKAFEPARRLYESFGFQYCGPFSDYKLDPNSVFMKKDL
- a CDS encoding YwbE family protein, translated to MNGNNRKDITPGISVEIVLKADQKTGNLTKGIVKDILTNSATHPHGIKVRLTDGQIGRVQKIYPK
- a CDS encoding YqcI/YcgG family protein; its protein translation is MKIKSLYTDSPHNRKCLHAWKRNVLEKFEAIMNDKVKPFPCIPATIGFNLNQFRYGFTGDPSEITTQEEVNEMLREFTIHCREFGPYTSLIIFYQLPDSVMDTYTVENFEGMFWQQLRVLAKMDEREWPYNIPGDPHSPAWEFCFNGEPYFMYCATPSHLNRKSRHFDCFMLAVTPRWVLNEFNRSQSHAARIKSQVRRRLSNYDAIPIHPDLNSYGNDDNFEWRQYFLRDDDSTLSKCPFYSLEK